The genomic stretch TGCCTCTTCAGAGCACGCCTATTTGTGGTACAGCGGCTATCTAGGTTTTGCGATTATCGGCTATTTGAACCGATCCAACTTAGGCTATCTGCTTTTTTGGGGGGAGCATCCTGCTTGGGCGGATGCCGTCCCCTTAATCATGGGTGCACTGACCCTTATATGCGCAGCTCAATTTAACCGGAGTTTTCTAGACACCAAGCACAAAGCACCCAACATTGATTGGGGCTTAAAAGCCTATATGCTTTTATGCACAGCGCCCATTTTGGCACTTATCATGGGGGATCGTTCCACAGGCCTGTTACTGGTGAGTGTATGTTCGGGCATCTCTGCATTTTTTGCCATTATCGCCATACGTATTTGGCTGCAAGGTCATAAAGAGGTCCGTTTTTATGCATTGGCATGGATCATCTGGAGTATCGGTGTTTTTATCCTATTTGCTCGTCTACTAGGGCTGATCCCCTATAGCTCTTTCACCCTGTCCGCACCGGGCATTGCTCAAGTTTTGGAGATGATTCTACTGGCGTTTGCGTTAATGGATCGTATGCATCAAACACGTAAACAGAAAGAGGCTCATGATGCCCAAAGCCAAGCACTATTAAGCCATAGCAACAAACGACTTGAGCAGTTGGTCAAACAGCGCACTCTATCCTTAGAGCAACAGAGCCGAGAACTGACCCAATCTAATGAGGACTTGCGCAACTTTGCTCATGTGGTTTCTCATGATTTAAAAGCGCCACTCAATACCATCGCAGGTTTTTCAGAGTTGCTGATGGAGAGCAGCAAACCACACACCCATAAACGTGAGACCACCCATATGCAGAGTATTCTGCATGTGGTGAAACAGATCTCGACACTCATTACGCAAATTTTAGCCATGTCACGTATGGATGCTGAGCCCATACGCCTTAAGAAGGTCGATTTGGAGCAGGTATGTGTAGAGAGCGCGGCCCTGTTAGAGCACGCCCTTAATAAGACCAAGGCATCCTTTATTTGGAGTAATCTTCCCGCTGTGAGGGGAGATGTCGATCTGCTGCGCCAGCTCATTCAACTTTTGCTCGCAACCACGCTGCGCCGAGCCATTCCTCATCACCCCCTGAGCATTCGTATCCATGCCTATACCAAGGGTGAGCAACTTCTCCTGACACTTGCAGATAATGGGGCCGGTTTTCCCCCAGAACTGACCGGCTCATTGTCATCACTGACCAACACGCCCCCTGAAGAGCCCCAACAACGCACCTATATGGAGTTACTGCAATGCCACCGTATTGTAGAGAAACACCATGGCAGCCTGCGTATTGACAGCGATCCAGATACAGGCACACTGATCCATATAACCCTTGCTCAAGCACCCCTTCAAAATACCACCAACCAGGATCAGGGGGCATAACATGTACAGAGTACTTTTATGCCTGATCTGTATACTGTTGCCCTCTTTGGCCGCAGCGACCCCTTTTTCACTAAACGAGCAGATGGATGGGGTGTTACCTCTTCAAGCTACCAGCGTGTACCACGATGTAAACAAGGCGCTCTCTCCTCAGCAGGCCTACCAATATCTTCAACAAAAACGCTTTCAACGAACCGTTACCCCTGGTGCACTCAAAGTAGGTCCAAGCAAGGGGGCATTATGGCTGCACTTGCCCGTCCG from Magnetococcus sp. PR-3 encodes the following:
- a CDS encoding 7TM diverse intracellular signaling domain-containing protein produces the protein MGQNHHSAREFSFWFIGLIALILPYMPSNTWADSLLLKTKMDGLTLTSFTQTFLDQDRLLDAQTAFSQLQKGKFQHATSPLHLNFGISRAALWLALPVHNPTPHAIQWVVNPSHSHTDIIDLYQVRDEEILTHQRLGDRTSPLLRSIPSHENLFPLTTPANSQEIILLRLAFTQGGTLIGNVKAWTAPYYQIWLEERYLFHGTLIGMLTIMFFYNLVLAIASSEHAYLWYSGYLGFAIIGYLNRSNLGYLLFWGEHPAWADAVPLIMGALTLICAAQFNRSFLDTKHKAPNIDWGLKAYMLLCTAPILALIMGDRSTGLLLVSVCSGISAFFAIIAIRIWLQGHKEVRFYALAWIIWSIGVFILFARLLGLIPYSSFTLSAPGIAQVLEMILLAFALMDRMHQTRKQKEAHDAQSQALLSHSNKRLEQLVKQRTLSLEQQSRELTQSNEDLRNFAHVVSHDLKAPLNTIAGFSELLMESSKPHTHKRETTHMQSILHVVKQISTLITQILAMSRMDAEPIRLKKVDLEQVCVESAALLEHALNKTKASFIWSNLPAVRGDVDLLRQLIQLLLATTLRRAIPHHPLSIRIHAYTKGEQLLLTLADNGAGFPPELTGSLSSLTNTPPEEPQQRTYMELLQCHRIVEKHHGSLRIDSDPDTGTLIHITLAQAPLQNTTNQDQGA